CGTGGCGGGCCCATGGGTACCCTCCTGCAGCTGAGGCGCGCGCCCCACACGCCCAGCGTCGACGATGTCATGCTCGGTGAGTTCGACCCCCAGTTTCTTGCTCAGGGCTGTTACCAAATGCATCGCGTTCTCGCCGCTACTCTCCGGCACACTAGTTATTTCGATGTCATTTAATAACAGCTCCTGGTCGCGGTCGTTTAGCTCCAACCTGAGTTGCGACACAGTTTCGACGAGAGAGGAGTCAGGGGCGGCGTCACTCAACTGGGGTCGGGTCTCCAAAGACTCAACACGGGCACAGAGCGCGCCGATGCGGTCCTCGCAACCGTCGAGCCGCCTATCGCAGCCGTCGATCCTGGCTGTCAGACTCGTCAGGGAAGTGCGAAGAGCGTGCATCTCCTGGCTCATCGCACGCATGTCCTCGCGGAGAAGCCGAAGCTCGGAGACAAGCAACTGAGTGTCGGTGACGCAGGTCGTGTCCAGCCCATTGTCGCGCGGGGTGGTGTTGTGAGTGTTGCTGTCCGTGTAGGACACCTCCATGATGGAGCTGTCACCCTCGCGCGCCACGGGGCTCATAGCGACCCGAGTCTGTGCACCTCGGCTCATATTTACGTAGGCATGTTCATGCCGCGCGTTACTGCTGCGTACGGGCGTGTTTGTGTTATCCGTCCTAGGTTCAGCACTTTTGCACTCTACACACTTCCACTTCTGGTCAGGTCCCATGCTGTTAAAAAGGTCCTCCGAAATATTTGCACATACAAGATCGTACAGTTTTTGGCAGTTGTAGCAGTTCAAAAATCTCCCGTCGGTTATTTTACTGAAACATCCACCACAGCTTGCCATTGTAAATGCGAACTACACGTCTTAgggataaggttcaaattcgaGTGAGTACCACTGACACACCGCTAATGCGCACACGCAGATACTAACAGCTGATTCGCTATCAGCAGTCAGCTGACCCGCACAGATGATTTTTACGAGTTGTTGTTAGTTTAACTTTACACCGGTTTTAAAACTGTGATTTCTTGCCACATTCGCGTTTGCACACcgtattattgtttattttaaata
This region of Cydia amplana chromosome 4, ilCydAmpl1.1, whole genome shotgun sequence genomic DNA includes:
- the LOC134647467 gene encoding uncharacterized protein LOC134647467, producing the protein MGPDQKWKCVECKSAEPRTDNTNTPVRSSNARHEHAYVNMSRGAQTRVAMSPVAREGDSSIMEVSYTDSNTHNTTPRDNGLDTTCVTDTQLLVSELRLLREDMRAMSQEMHALRTSLTSLTARIDGCDRRLDGCEDRIGALCARVESLETRPQLSDAAPDSSLVETVSQLRLELNDRDQELLLNDIEITSVPESSGENAMHLVTALSKKLGVELTEHDIVDAGRVGRAPQLQEGTHGPATRPRPLVVRLARRAVRDRLLQAARVRRGATTEGTGIPGRTQTFYVNERLTPQNRRLFYKARELKQQQSWRYVWTRDGKIYARQQAGTNSPRHRIRTELDLNRVFGLR